GTAACAAGAATTCATGCCGCAACAGGGGTTCAACCCAAGTTTATTGGATGCCATTGACCCTATCAAACACAGTTCTGGGGGTGAAGCCAGAAGTAGTAACAAAATCCATTACATAATCGagtttcaacaaatttGGGTATCATTATTGTTCTACTGTCATCTAGGTTCTAACACTCTGGAATAGGGAATACTAAAGGCAGCCCTAAACATTTTCATTTGTTTATAGGAGGTTGCGCGAACAAAAGAATAAAACCTCGTATGAAAACAGAACGTGTTATCTAGTTCCTCCAAATTAGCATACTAATGATAAGCAATAAATCTAGGCCAGCTTGACATGGCCCTATAAAATCGGAAAAAGTCGCTAAATCCACAGAGtagtatttttttttagtttTTTATGTCCTTAAGGCTGACACTGACGTATTATGTGCTAACTTTATTTTCAGGAGAGTTTGGAGggttcttttgttcttgttttcttgaacctAAAACTAGCACCGTGCATGGAAAGAACCTTTTAACCTTGAACTAAGTGTACTCAATTTCTATGGAGCACACAAAGTTTCAGAGCCGGACCTTTCTTCACATGATCAAAGTTCCATTCACAGTAATTCCTAAAACCAAtgtttttttcaaatagaTCAATTTTTGCTGTTGGAGCGTTCTCCTGCCAcctgttgttgagctgaaACTAAGTCATTGTGGGTAACACATGTACCTCCGCGTGCAATGACAATTACAacgtcttcttcgccaAGTTCAGACCCAAGAgcctctttcaagatgccGGGATGATAGCAAAAGTGTATAGAGGCACCGCATGCCGATTCAATAATAAATCCTGTATCATCTGCAAATCTCAAGCATGTTTGTATTTGagcgagtctgggtcattggtcgagAGgatctcaaattccttggctaggtTTTCCATAATGATCTaagtaaactacttcgtggatgatggtaccACTTTACATCATATCTGAGCCACTatggtctgatctggactatgaacggtcaATGTGGACTTTCTATGTGCCTtagttgggtatccgtcgtatttatgatatgtccatgtgccatatcatttcataccaatgtggcattatgcaacttggcactaaTACACACCAATGATGCGGTCGAATTCTGACATTATTGATTAGTACGGATTTTTTTTATAGCATTTCAACTTAACTTCCTCAGGCTTATGAAGATAATTCCGGCTGGCTCAACCTTTCCAGGACATTTCTGAACGAAGTTATTTAAGTTTGAGGGCCCCCTACTAAGGGGTTTTTAATTTTTTGTGCCATCGTTAACGTTGCCCAAAATCTTGAAGTATTTCACAAATGTAAGGTATCAAAagagacttcttcttttgtgtCACACCATATTTGATAGACCATAACcgtttcaaaaaaatgtGTCAGAGatggttttgttgattgAATGAAAATAGAGCCCTGTAGGGGGCTCGAACCCCtaaccttatgattaagagtCATACGCGCTACCgattgcgccaacaaggctaTCAACGATGTACGAACTTACATAATATGCTACCTGCTTCGCTGTAGTCCCATGACTTGTCGTCATGAAGCAGTAATGTCTGAGACACGGAAGAAACTGCGccagagataatgaggcttgctaTAAGCATCCAGATCTACAACAATAAGTACTACTAAGATCTAGGCGTAACCTGAGATTAAGAGGAAGAGAGAAGAATAAGGATCTTTGGGAAGGATAATCATAATCATATCGGGTCAACGAACCGCCAACTTTATATAGTCCGGAGCTCCAAACCAAGGTACGACACATTTACTTAGTTTATCATGCGAGGCCACGATTCAGTCTTACCAAACCATGAATGTTACAAGATGGAACTAATATCCTAGCTATTTTATAGGCGTATCATTAGTTGTGGACTATACCTTAGGCCAACTGTAGCTAGGGCCATCAATCAGGTCATTGATGCATGCTAATTTGCACCAAAAATCGCAATTAATTAAACTAGCAATACAATTGTTTGCTCACTCTCATTGTACTTCATATTAATTATGGAAGACGGAGTTATATCAACTTTTGCGTATTGCGGTTTCATATATAGATCATCTGACATTTGAAGAATTAGTCTTCCCCTCTTTCTTCGCATTTAGCAAGCTATCTTTAAGCGAGTTTAGTAGTACTAAAATATCACatttgcttttgaagcattcACCTTTGACACCCAAATGGAACACCTTTTCTACATATATAAATCATTGTTGTGCTTCCGTCCCAGGTAAACGATTTGAAATTGAGTGGAAGCAAGCACGAACTTCTATTGTTCGGCTATAACAATAAATATGCCAATTTCTATTTAGCATATCTTAATAGCTTAATTCGTGACGCTAGCTGGGTAAGTCTCATCTTTAGACTTTACCCAATAGTCAGCTTTTAACATCACAACTGGGATGCCAGTTTTATCTTGTAACATTCATAACTTATGTAAGGTTTGCTTAGAGTTTCACTTTATAAATTGACTACGAGTCATGAGCGCATTACAAAGCTTGTGGTGTACAATTTCCAGGGAAATTGTCGCTAGTGGTCTCTTGGCCCAGTTGGTTAAGGCACCGTGCTAATAACGCGGGGATCAGCGGTTCGATCCCGCTAGAGACCATATTTTTGGCTTTCAATTATTAGAATTTCACTTATTCCTGACCTGTTTATTAAAACTACTAATGTCGAAAATAGGTTATTCCGACGATATTGTAGACTAAAAGAGCCGAAATTCATTTTTTTGTCCCTATAAAAATATTATGAAAAAAATTGTATGAGAAAAGAACGCCATAATGATGCTAAACACACCAAAATCGTCGATTTTCCTTAGTAGAACGCAACTTTCGTAACAGTGAGTTATAGAGGTTGAACAATGTTTTACGCAATACAACTTTCTAGAGATAATAATTCATTAGTTAATCAAGTGGTTAGTATTGAAAGGATAGTATAATAAAGAAAAATGCAGTTTATGAGCCAGGGAATTAAAGAGAGGGAAAGGTCGCCtgttttcgtcaacaaACATAAATAATAGAGATTAGCATTAATGggcaacttcaaaaatatatcGTGAGTGGTGTTTTACTCTTGATGTCAGGTCAGCTTTTGAGCGAGGTTTGACATCATGGAAATAGTCAGGAAAGCCAGTATGCGTTTCAATCAGAAAATAAGGAAATTCTGCATGGCTGCTTCAAACCACCTTGCTCAAAAGAGGATAACAGTCTTGGGTAGAAATAAAAGTGTtaagttcaaaaatctttttctttctaaGCTTCTTGGATAAATCGAGATTTTGATGCACATTTACTGCATCTGCTGTCAAAATTACTCTAGGACTTGAACACAGTTTTTGTTGCATAAAAATGtattgaggcgagtctgggtcattggtcgaaagggtctcaaattccttggctagggTTTCTATTATGATCTaagtaaactacttcgtggatgatggtactaaatatctcccccgtctttcttcagtccaagattcatgtcttgcaaaccaaagaaatcattCGGATTTATAgaaaatttctgggacgtggctgagccttaatcataaggtgataatcgtactggtggtaccaccccttaccttctccaagccactgtggTCTGCCttggactatgaacggttaATGTTGACCTTGTATGGTACTtagttgggtatccgtcgtatatatgatatgtccatgtgccatatcatttcataccaatgtgtcattatgcaacttggcactatcacacaccaacgaaccgatcacaatctgacaatTTTATCCTAATACCTCTCTAtagcttttgaaacttttaaaagatttttgagctaAACCCCTGGATTGTGAAAACACCAGAGCAGGACTGAGGCTGTTTTCATCGAATTGCGAAATCTTTAAGTTGAAATAAATTCGATTATAATCAAAAGGTGAATCAGCCATATTCAACATAAGGTATTTTTAATTGACGCAATATTTTTTAACCCGCCCCCGATCTTAGTTAGATGTTTGCATCTAAGATTTTTTAGCAGAAACATCTTCGCATTTATCTCTTGGCGTGTAATCAGATTGAACATGGAAttggcttgaaaaaaaactcaGGGTCATTGATCTAACAATTTCCACTTTATTTACAAAGACCAATACTTCAAGCCACGATATTTAGTTACCCACATTATTATTACAAACTCACGTCACCTTGAAAGTTATGTTAACTGATCGTGATTATATACCAAATTCTTGGCTTTTTATCACCTCGTCTCTGTGTTGGCAGCCTTTTTGTACTATAGTGAAATGACACACCATTGTGTTCAAGCACGCCTCCTCAAAAAACATTTTCTCTGTCATATCTGTTATGCCGGGACATTAGGGGTAACCCTATATTACACCCCTAAACACTAGGCTTCCCATGAAAAAATTTACGAATTAAGCTATCATCGGCACAAACtaaatcaaaaaaaataacCTTATCAAACttaccaaaaaaatttccGCTTGCTCGTACTTTTCTTTAGATCCTGCCTCCCGGGCAAAATTACAACATACTGCAATCTTACATAAATAATCAAAAGCGGGGTTAGAGTAAACAGGAAATTCTGTTGTTCAGTTTCAACAATAAAAATGTCAAATTATAATTAGCGCATCCTAATATATTAACCTTGACTTCAGCATTTACACACAAATTTTATAGCCTTTAACTAAGCGTTGGCTTGCAGTATCTTAATAAAAACGTTAATTTTACCCTGTAACATTGGAACTCGGAGactcaaagtcaaaagagCAAGATGATAGAAAAACAACGCAAGGTCATGTGCCTCTTATAGCGTGTATAGGATATGTTTTGCAAGGTACTAATATCAAAAGGCAAtttggccgagtggttaaggcgtAAGATTAGAAAtcttttgggctctgccCGCGCAGGTTCGAATCCTGCAGTTGTCGattttttaaaattttttgatgTCTGCGGCGGATCTTAACAGTGAACTCAATGACTTGACTCTCTGACGTATGTTACGTTTACgagcagcttcaagctACCAATCAATAAACTAGTCCTCTTTATGTTAAGCTAAAAAATAATTGCAAATATACTTTCAAACCCACTTAATATTTAATTACCGCCGGCTTACTGAAGCGAATTTTACAAATGTTATGGCCGGAGCCTGAATGCCTGCCTTGTGTGTGAGACGCATATCTTGTCATCGCTGATCTAAGAGGTCTTCGGAAATGAAAATGCATAGAATAAAAACACCTCATACAATGTCATTCTTGTTTTAAGTTATATTCCAAAACTAAGATTTGACGAAAAAGATTGTCCTAGCATTTGGCTTATATAACTGGAAAACTTTCAACGTGCTCATAACTATTTTCACTCCAACAGTCATTACGCGATGTCCGATATAACATGCCTGTATTTCAGAAGACTGAATTCCGAACTTTTACTGATAACCTTTTAAAATCCGGAAATTTCAAGTAAggtccaagaagctgccaaGCACCTATCAATCAAAAATACATAGGTTCGATTAATATTAAATTAAGCTTCTGGCAAATTGCTGAGTAAGCCATTGAGAAGAATAAGCAAGCATTGCTACGAAGAAATACCACATATAGGTTTCATCATTGTGTGCGTTCATATGTGCATGAGTGAGCTGAGCGTtatgttcaaaaaaaaaagaattaGCGGCACACGCAGCGGCATTTTGTAGAAAAAATCCGCATTTCGTTAAGTATCGCACTGTGCCTTGACTTTTTGGTAAACTCTTATCAAGCTTTTTAGGCTTGAATTGTGCTTACAATTAGCGGAGGATATCACGCTGTCAGCGCTTTCCGCAAAGACTGCGTAACCAATCCAAATAATAAGAGCAGCCAGTCTGTTGCAAAAATCCCCAGCTTCTCTAACTTCTAAGATTTGGCTAGGATCTGAGTATTCATCTGTTCGAAAAGCTAAAATTTGAAGGAGTAGGCATATTAAGCCGTCCATTTCATAGCTTTGTATATCACTCTGAAATAGCTTTCCCAGATACCTAGATTTGACTTCTAGATTATAGGATCGACCTATCCGGCTACGAATCGGTGCTCCACTTAGTTTTCCCAAAAAAGGCGAATGCCCGAATGAAAAAATGCCAATATTAACCAACAcaaagtgaagaagagccacAGTATCTGTGATCTTGTTCATAATGCAATGATCAAGATCAAAATTCTTCAGGTTTTTGTCAAATATAGGGAGCGCGGTTTCAAGGGTCAATACATCTTGGCTGctcatttttgtttttgtttgaaaaaaggagagaagagaaaaacaCTCTTGTGCATAAAGATCTTGATCAATTTTATAGCACCTTAAAACGTCCAGATCATGGATTGAAAACTTGGGCTTTTTCAGTTCCAGGTTAGTGAACAAGTCCTCTCTTTCCTCAACGAGTGGTCTTGTTGGAGTGTCGCCAGTTTGAAACTGCAGCCCTTTACTGCCCTGactgaaaaaaaaatactTTTTAACGTcactgaaaaaaaaggcaggGATAACAAGCAGGCTTTGGGTGTATTTTATATTATTCCCTTTGTTGGCTTCTCTAGTATAGTTGCTGTTCTGAATAAACACTTGAGGGGCTGCGGTCACAATCTCAAATAGTAGCTGGGACTCACACGCAACTAACTTGCTTTTACTTTTCCTGTATCGAGAAAGGTCGCGTAATTTTTTTGCACTTATTAGATCTTTCTCCGCCTTGTTGAGTGACAAGCAACAAGTTTCATGGTCAATAATTACTTTCGTTCCATTCTGTTGGCTAGCAATCAAGAATCCGTCCACAACAGAATATCTGCTTGATATTAACTCCATGCACTATATGAGACCTGGAACAAACTATCATTCAAGCTAGATTGTTGGGTTTAAAATGTTCACTAAGATAAAACCTCATAAGTTCATTAGTGGTGGATTGTGAGAACTCCACAATCCATATCACAATATACGATACGCGCAACATCTTTCTATTACGTTGGAAGTGCCTCTACGCATTGTCAGCCAATATTGATTCAACAGTGGCCAagagttttgaagtttAGGTAACCTCCGTGGTTTCATTTTAGAACATAATTGAAGCGCAAGCTGAACCTTGTGTTGCCTGCCAAAGAAGGCACTGGTTCAATTAGAAGTAAGTTTGAATATGTTGCTTTCTTGTAGTTGACAAACCATCTGGCTACTTAAGTTTACGCGataaaaacaagttttACCATATTCGAACCCCTTCAGCAGcgccattttcaaattttcattGTTTAGAGCATTGCCGGGAAGGAGGTACGTTGTCACCTTATTAAGGAGAAAAACCGTGAACGAGTATTCGAAGCAACGAAAACAACATGGTTTTTTGACACAGACTAGCCTCTTTCTCTATGGTCCCAAACCAATATTGAATCGGGTCCGTTCTGCAACTATAGTCCCGCCAAATCCCACGTCGGCTGAAATAATGAGTAATATCCCCTCGGTATAATTGGATATCTAATAGATCTTTTGAGAATTCTAAGCCGACTATACCTCTGGAATTATAACAAAATAGAATATTCAAAGCAAAACAGATTCAAGCCAGATTTCAAGCCTTCAAGGTTTCCAGTAAACTCTAATAATCCTTATTTAAGTGTTTATTCATTTCCTAAGAAGATTTATAACGCTCGAGAAGGCGTTCAACAGCCACTGGGTGTTTTCTAGGCCAACGCTAACCCTAACAAGGCTTGAATGGGCTCCAAATGTTGAaacttcttcgagctcAAAGTGATGTGCCAGGTGAACGTAAGGGCATGCTAATGTGAAGTTTGTGCCATTTGAAGgccctttgaaaacagtTAAGGAATTATAAAATTTCTtagcatcttcttcgttgaagaaagacaatGAAAACAGGCTACCGTAACCGCCCCCATTTGTACGAACAGATTCgaaattcttgaaggtCTCCTTTGAACTGACTGTTGGATAGTAGACTTTCTTGAATAtctttccttcttctggcaaaagaacttcttggataAGTTTCATGGTATTTTCATTGGTCCGAGTTGTtctctcttcaaagtctctaGAATTGGCCTCGAGGATGATAGCATCCTCTAGCCAAAGTAACTCTTCAAATTCGCCGCCTCGAAAGTACTGAAGGGCGCATGAGTATAGGGCAGATTTGGGGTTGAGAATGATGGAGCCTCCCATAACATTACTAGACCCGCTGAAAAGTTTAGTGAGTGAAGTGCACACAATGTCTGCATAAGGCAAAACATCGACGTTTAGGCCTCCTATAGTGTCATCGACTACTATGAAAAAGCCGTATTCATTCGCCATATTTCGAAGTTGTTTAAGGTCGGGCATATTCAGCATAGGATTCGAGGGAGTTTCCAGAAAGACGCCTAGGATGCGTTCTTTACCGCCTTTCAGAAGAGACCTTAATCCAGCTAAATCTCTTGAATCTCCAAATCCAAAAAATTGGCATTTTCCAAATTTTTCCATGATCACCTTGGTATCTTTGAATGGGAATCCGAAAACGGCTGCAGTCTCACAGACTGGATGTTGTTTGTCATGAAAATCTCTGTTTTTGTGTGATAAGGGTTTGcgatttttgtttttctccCAATGAGTAAGTAACTTACGCGCAGTGAAAACGGCAGACATGCCGCTTGAAACCAAGTAGACATCTTTTGTTGCATCAAGTATTGGTCGTTTATCTACGACTTCTCTCTTTTCGCCAAAAGGATTGCAGTGATTATTCGCTATTCTatttctcaacaaaacttttgcttcttctcctgttcttttcaaaagttggaTATCAGTTCCCGtttcattttgagaaagctTAGAATCAGCTGGTaatttttccaaaaacttgttcaCAAAAACTGCTAGCCGGCTTGACACGCATTCTCCTGTCAATTTCCAATACTCTTTGACAGTTTCGAGTTCATCTTCAGATGCAAAAATGGCTGCTATTGTTATAGCCAATTGGTAAGAATCCTCACCAGCATCTTTCCCATTGTCATTAAGGTAAAATGTCTCAACTTCCATGCGGGCTTTGCTCTGGGGCCCACTTACCGACTTCACATATTCTAGACAGTTCGAGGCTGATTTCGCGGAAGGAAAAGGGCGACAACCCTCCGAGCCTTCCCCAAACTTTTGCAAAAAATGATCAcaaagtttttgtataGCGGGCTGAGGAAAGTATCTAGGATATCCTGTGACCATCTTGCTGATATAATCTGGGTTCTTCTCCACG
The Lachancea thermotolerans CBS 6340 chromosome G complete sequence genome window above contains:
- a CDS encoding KLTH0G00396p (conserved hypothetical protein), which encodes MELISSRYSVVDGFLIASQQNGTKVIIDHETCCLSLNKAEKDLISAKKLRDLSRYRKSKSKLVACESQLLFEIVTAAPQVFIQNSNYTREANKGNNIKYTQSLLVIPAFFFSDVKKYFFFSQGSKGLQFQTGDTPTRPLVEEREDLFTNLELKKPKFSIHDLDVLRCYKIDQDLYAQECFSLLSFFQTKTKMSSQDVLTLETALPIFDKNLKNFDLDHCIMNKITDTVALLHFVLVNIGIFSFGHSPFLGKLSGAPIRSRIGRSYNLEVKSRYLGKLFQSDIQSYEMDGLICLLLQILAFRTDEYSDPSQILEVREAGDFCNRLAALIIWIGYAVFAESADSVISSANCKHNSSLKSLIRVYQKVKAQCDT
- the HSU1 gene encoding cystathionine gamma-synthase (similar to uniprot|Q12198 Saccharomyces cerevisiae YLL058W Hypothetical ORF); this encodes MTEIEFGQPLPSNLEYAVSFGIPTWESAIGYVEKNPDYISKMVTGYPRYFPQPAIQKLCDHFLQKFGEGSEGCRPFPSAKSASNCLEYVKSVSGPQSKARMEVETFYLNDNGKDAGEDSYQLAITIAAIFASEDELETVKEYWKLTGECVSSRLAVFVNKFLEKLPADSKLSQNETGTDIQLLKRTGEEAKVLLRNRIANNHCNPFGEKREVVDKRPILDATKDVYLVSSGMSAVFTARKLLTHWEKNKNRKPLSHKNRDFHDKQHPVCETAAVFGFPFKDTKVIMEKFGKCQFFGFGDSRDLAGLRSLLKGGKERILGVFLETPSNPMLNMPDLKQLRNMANEYGFFIVVDDTIGGLNVDVLPYADIVCTSLTKLFSGSSNVMGGSIILNPKSALYSCALQYFRGGEFEELLWLEDAIILEANSRDFEERTTRTNENTMKLIQEVLLPEEGKIFKKVYYPTVSSKETFKNFESVRTNGGGYGSLFSLSFFNEEDAKKFYNSLTVFKGPSNGTNFTLACPYVHLAHHFELEEVSTFGAHSSLVRVSVGLENTQWLLNAFSSVINLLRK